Genomic segment of Kingella negevensis:
AGACCACTTGGGCGATATGGACTTTAAAGTGGCCGGTACGACAGAAGGTGTTACCGCGTTGCAAATGGACATTAAAATTCAAGGCATTACCAAAGAAATCATGCAAATCGCGTTGGCACAAGCCAAAGAAGCGCGCTTGCACATCTTGGGTCAAATGAAAGAAGCGGTTGCTGGTCCACAAGAGTTGTCGCAACACGCGCCACGCTTATACATGATGAAAATCAACCCAGACAAAATCCGCGAAGTGATTGGTAAAGGCGGTGAAACCATCCGCTCAATCACAGCTGAAACGGGCACAGAAATCAACATCAGCGATGAGGGCGTGGTAACGATTGCTGCCACAACCGCCGAAGCTGGTGAAGCGGCTCTCGCGCGTATTGAAATGATTACTGCGGAAGTGGAAGTGGGCAAAGTCTATGAAGGCGAAGTGGTGAAATTGTTGGACAACAATGTTGGTGCGATTGTTACCCTTATGCCAGGGAAAGATGGCTTGGTACACATCAGCCAAATCGCCCACGAGCGCGTGAAAAACGTGAGCGACTACTTGCAAGTGGGTCAAAAAGTGAATGTGAAAGCGTTGGAAGTAGATGAACGTGGTCGTGTTCGCTTGTCGATTAAAGCGTTGCTGCCACAGCCTGAACGTGAGCCTCAAGTCCAAGTCCAAGCTCAAGCGGAACAAGTTGCTGAATAATCGATAAGTAAATGAAAAGCAGCCTGAAAATTATTTTCAGGCTGCTTTTTTAGTTCCGTTCACCAATATCTGATTGATTGTCTTTTGGAATATAGCCTAATGGTGGATAGCAAATTGCCATGGCTTCGCTATTGCAAAAGGCTGAAAAAATATCTGCTAACCAATAGGGTTTTTCGGATTTCAAGCGGTTCACCATTATTTGAGCAAAAGATTTCTTTATCATGTAGAGCGATGAGCCATCTGAATCAAAATCCTCGTGGAAATCAAACCAACCAATTTGCAGTTGGCTATCAGGCTGCGCCACAATGTTTGACCATTGAATATGACGGATTCCTAATTTGTGTAGCAAGATAATATTTTTTTGCCGTGCAATAACATCTGGCAACTGACAAAAATTTTCTAATAATTTCATGAAATCAGTAGCTAAAATTAAATCATCTTCGGCGATTATTGCATAGTCATCGCCGTTTAAAGATGGATTAGCTGCAACCTGTTTCCAACAAGCGATATGCGATAAGGTGCATGCAATTTCTCCATATAAAATTTCAGGTTTTTTGGGGTAACGGTTCAGAATGTATTGTTCATTAAATAAGTCATCTTTCGGAATTTTTTCTAAATCTAAACGGTCATGCGCGCTCACTCGTGTGAAGAAACACGCATCAGGGTGCTGATTAAATCTTGCCATGCGCTCTGGCATTCGGTCTAAGTTAATAACATAACCTGCTAAATTCATTATTGATTCTCCATAAATTTCAGGCTGCAATCTCTATTGCAGCCTGAAAACTCAATCAGTACGTCTTGCTAAAATGGTGCGTTTACCTGAATGGTCGGCGGCGGAAACCACGCCTTCAGCTTCAAGTTGTTCCATAATCGTGGCGGCTTTGTTGTAGCCAATTCTAAGTTGGCGTTGCAAAGAAGAAATGCTGGTTTTTTTGGTACGCAAAATCACTTCCACCGCTTGGTCTAACAGTGCATCACGGTCACCAGTCGGCGATGAAGCAAAGTCATATTCATTGGTTTCGGGCGTTAAAATATCATCAATGTAATCTGGTTCGCCCAATTGTTTCAGATATTCAACCACTTCATGCACTTCGTTATCTGCCACAAATGCGCCGTGAACGCGTTGCGGATAGCTGGTGCCTGGCGGCAAGAACAACATATCGCCTTGACCGAGCAAATTCTCTGCGCCCATTTGGTCGATAATGGTACGGCTGTCAATTTTGCTGGATACTTGGAACGCAATGCGTGTTGGAATATTGGCTTTAATCAAGCCTGTAATCACGTCCACGCTTGGACGTTGCGTTGCCAAAATCAAGTGAATACCTGCGGCGCGGGCTTTTTGTGCCAAGCGCGCAATCAGTTGCTCAATTTGTTTGCCTGCCACCATCATTAAATCGGCAAATTCGTCTACCACAACCACGATATAAGGCAATTTTTCCAATGGCTCAGGGTCGTCAGGCGTGAAGCTGAACGGATTAGGAATTTTTTGCCCTTTGGCTGCAGCAGCCTGAATTTTTTCGTTGTAGCTGGCTAAGTTGCGCACCCCCACGTGACTCATGAAACGATAGCGTTTTTCCATTTCGTTCACGCACCAATTTAGGGCGTTGGCTGCTAGTTTCATATCAGTAACCACTGGGGCGAGCAAGTGTGGAATGCCTTCGTAAATGCTCAATTCCAGCATTTTCGGGTCAATCATAATCATGCGAACTTCGTCTGGCGTGGCTTTATACAACATGGACAAAATCATGGCATTCACGCCCACGGATTTGCCTGAACCTGTTGTGCCTGCTACCAATAAATGCGGTGCTTTGGCTAAATCGGTTACAACGGGTTCGCCTGTGATGTCTTGCCCCAGCGCGATGGTTAATTTGGATTGGCTGCCTGAAAATTCAGGTGAGTTGAAAATTTCACTCAGGCGAATCATTTGGCGATTAGGGTTAGGTAATTCCAAGCCCATGCATGTTTTGCCAGGGATGGTTTCCACCACACGGATAGAAGCCACGCCCAATGAACGCGCCAAGTCTTTTTCTAAATTCAATACGGAACTGCCGCGCACGCCCACATCTGGTTCAATTTCATAACGTGTAATCACGGGGCCTGAGTAAGCATCTACCACATTCACTTTCACGCGAAATTCTGCCAATTTCTCTTCAATGGTGCGACTATTGGCTTCTAGTTCTTCTTGCGTTTGAATAGCGGTTTCGTCATATTCTGCTGGTGCCAGAATATCTAGTGGCGGAATGGTGTTTGGCTCGTCATCAAAATTATCTTCAGAATGAGCGACTTGCTTTTCTTCCGCGTAGTAGTTTTCAAAATCTTCTTCTGAAAAGATGTCTTCTTCTTTTTCTGGTGCAATGTCTTGTTTTGCAGCCTGAACAGGTGCTTGAGCTTTGTGTTTGGTGGAATTGAAAAAATCCATCGCAAATTCTTCAGCGTGTGAAGTTTTGTTGAAACTTGCAGGTTCGGGAATATTGGGCACGGTGGCAGCCAATTCTGGGAACATGGGCGCGGCGGCAATTGCTACGCCTGAAATGGGCGCGGCAGCAGAATGGGCAGTTGCTCGGTTGGCCTGTGTGCTAAAACCAACTTTGCTTCTACGGTGCGCTGGTGTGTATTGGTGCGCTAGGTTCGCCCATACTTCGTTATCTGGGATAACTTCTAATTCTTTGAATGGTTCAGAATTTTGCTCTACTTGTTGTAATTGTCGAGCGCTGTGTCGGCGTGTTAGGCTGTGCTGAATGTCCTCAATGCCTATGGTTTGCAACTCAACTTCTGCTTTTTCTGGGCGCGTCTCGTCTTGAGTAGCTGGGTTTTCAGGCTGCTGAAAATCGGCTAACTCGGCGAGTGTTTTATTGCGTGTGCGATGAATAAATGGGTCATCTTCTGTAATCACTTCCATTTTTTGCTTGGAAACGAGGATTTCAGGCTGCGTGGTTTCAGCTTCTTCATGCGCAAAATTTGCTGATGTGTTTTCTGATTCTGTTACTGAAACGGGTTTAATTAATTGCGACAGGGCAACATCGGGCGCAGTAACCACCACTTTAGGCTGTTCGGCTTCTAAGGTTTTGTGAGCGGTGAGAATGTTACGGGTGGCATCTTCTAACGTGATGACTTCTGCTTTGGCAGGCACGACGTGCGATTGAGACAATTCTTTTAGCAGCGATTGATTTTGTTGCTCAAAAAAAGAATTGTCTAATTCATACTTCTTTTCAGGCTGCGAGGGTTCTTCATCAATCAGCGTGAAGGTGAATGCGCTTTCGTTTGGGGTTTCTACTGGTTCGCTTGAATCCATGTCGAATTTGGTTTCAACAAAATGGCTGCCTGAATCAACAACCACTGGCGCAGAAGGGGCAGAGAAAATGTCTTCTGTGATGTCGTGATTGATATCTGTATCAGCGGAGGATGCAGCAATTTCCTCTTCATTTGTGGGCAGGGTGTCCAGCCACTTAGAAGGGGCGATTTCTGTGATTTCTTTAATGTCATCAATATGCAAGTCATCGCTATCATCAAGTAATTCATCTGATGATTCTTCAGGGGCTTGCGCAACGGGCTGTTTGTAGTCTAATGGTTTAGAGGCTCGCGCTATTTCTTGTAGCCATTCTTGTTCTTGCTTGCGTTGCAACCAAACCAAGCCGCCTAAAATGGCAAGCACTAAAATGAGTAATAAGTACATCATAAAAGACGCGCTCCGAAAGTTTAATGTGCATTTCAGGCTGCCTGAAACGTGAAATTTTGTGAAGAGAAATAAGGGTTGATTTTACCCTGTTTCAGGCTGCCTGAAAACGTATCAGTCATTATGACTATTGTGTAAATTGTGTTTTGGGCAGACAATGTGTTTACAAAAAGTAACATTTTTTCAAACATACATAAAGGAACAAAAATGTCTTTCTTAAAATTTAATATCAAAAACCGTTTATGGCAAACATTTTGGCTACAAGGCGTGTTGATTAGCCAAATTTTATGGGCAGGCTTCGCTTACTTGCGTTGGGGCATGGAGCCTGTAAACAAGCTGATGATTTTTCCTTACATGATTTTCTTGATGATTTACACCGCTTGGATTTGCCGCAAAATTTTTGTGGCAGGGCAACACGCAGAAAATCCTGAAGTGGGCGTAATTGCACAATATCTCACGGTTGCATGGGCATTGAATACCACGTTTATTTTGGGATTTATTGGCGCACACGTTTGGCAAATGTAAAACAAAAAGCAGCCTGAAAACTAATTTTCAGGCTGCTTTTTTCAACTGATACGCTTAAACGGCGGCAAACACGCCAACATCTGCTGTCCATAACGCTGCGTTTTCACACGATTATCCAAAATCGTAACACGCCCATAATCGCGCTCCGTTCGAATCAGCCGCCCCACCGCCTGAACCAATTTAATACTCGCTTCAGGCACGGTAATCTCCATAAACGGCTTTCCACCGCGTTTTTCAATCCAACGGCTCTGCGTTTTCTCAATCGGATTATCAGGCATCGAAAACGGCAGCTTCACAATAATCACATGAACACACGCCTCAAGCGGCAAATCCAACCCCTCTGCAAAACTGTCCAGCCCAAAAATAATGCTCGGCTTACCCTCTTTCAACGCCAAATCATGCTGTTCCAACAATTTCGCTTTCGACTGCTCGCCCTGAATCAACACAAACGGCAATAAATTTTCAGGCAGCCTGAAAGCCACATCATTCATCTGCTTGCGCGATGTAAACAACACCAGCGTCCCAATCGCCGCCTTATCATCAATCAATTTCGGCAACCATTTCACGACTTCATCGGTATGCGCCGCAGGGTCTTTCGGACTCGCAGCAAGCGGCGGCAAATACAATTCACCCTGTTCCGCAAAATTAAATGGACTTTGCAATGCCAAAGTTGTTGTTTCAGGTAACCACGCCAAACCTGTTTGCTGCAACAACAAATTAAAATTACCCAAACTCTGTAACGTCGCCGAGGTCAGCACCGCGCCTGCCGCTCGCCGCCACAAACCATTCGCCAACATCGCCGCGCTGCTAATCGGACTGGCATGGAAAGTGTAATCCAACTTATCATCAAATTGACGGCTAATCCATTTTGCCAACGGTGGGTCTTTTTCATCTTTCATCACGGTTGCCATTTGCGCCCAAACCGCTTCAATCTGCTCCACACGCGCCATAAAAACGCCAAATTCAGACGACAAACGGTCAATTTGTGCGCCGTCCTGCTCCTTATCACGCCGCGCCGCCGACAACGCATCGTTCAAACTCGCCACATTTTTCAACACACTTTGCGCCGTGATAAATGTATTCTGCACCAACGTATTCAAATCATCGGGAATCTTGCCATCTTCCCACAGCCAAACCGCTTCGTGTTCACTTTCATTCAATTCAGGCGTGTCCTGCAAATGAAATTGCCATTCGTTCAAGCTCTCTAGCAACGCGCCAGCCGCTTCATCAACCAAATTCGCCAATTCCAATTTATCGCATACATGCGCAATCTTCTGCGTGATGTCGGGCAATTTCTCCATCGCCCACACCGCCTGAAGCCATGAATGTTCCGCCGCAAATTGACTCAACGCCTTTTTCGGCAAATGGTGCGCCTCGTCAATGCAATAAAAGCTATTTTCAGGCGCAGGCAAAATCACGCCGCCGCCCATGCCAATATCCGACAGCAGCAAATCATGATTGCAAACAACCACATCAACCGTTTCCAACGTCTCACGCGCTAGGAAAAATGGACATTCGGCGCGATTCGGACAAGCCGCTTTCAGGCAGCCGTGTCTATCATTCGTTACTTTAAACCACAACGCATCGTCAATTTTCTCCACCCAAGTATCGCGGTCGCCGTTGAATTGGCGGTTGCTGAATTGCTTTGCCATATTCACAAGCGTGTCCAGTTCGTCTTTTTTTGGCTTATTGTCCCACAGAAAAACGGGGGCTTCTTCAATGCCCAACAGCGTTTGCTGCGCGTTGCCCTGCGTCAGTTGGTACAATTTATACGGACACAAATATCGTCCGCGCCCTTTCGCAATCGCAAACGACAATTCCAAGCCGCTCTTTTCCACCACAAACGGCAAATCGCGCCCAACCAACTGCTCTTGCAGCGCAACAGTCGCGCTTGACACAATCAACTTTTTCTGACGTGTCTGCGCCATAATGCCGCCAGCGAGCAAATACGCCAAACTTTTGCCCACACCAGTGGGGCCTTCGATGACGGCAATGCTTTCGCCGTTGCGTTCGGGCGGCGTGTCGCTGCCTTCTTCGCGCGTGAGTGTGCGTGAAAATACGTTGGCAATCGCCGCAATCATTTCACGCTGTGCGGCGCGTGGGCGGAAATTGGGAAGATTATCGGAAATGGCGCGATAGTGGTCGCGAATGGCGTTTTTTTCTAAATCGGTAAGCATAATGGCTTTCAGGCTGCCTGAAAAAGGGAAGGGCGTATTATAGTTCATAGAAAAAAAGCAGCCTGAAAATTTTTCAGGCTGCTTTTTGTTAAGTTACTAGATTACAGACCAGACAAGCGAGCTGTATCGTGAGCAATCATCAATTCTTCGTTTGTTGGGATAACAACGGCAGTTACTTTGCTATCATCAGCAGTAATCACGCCTGAATTACCGAAGCGAGCGGCCAAGTTGCGTTCGCCGTCCACTTTCAAGCCCAAGAATTCGCAGTAGTTCAACACTTTTTCGCGGATTGCGCCAGAGTTTTCGCCGATACCGCCAGTGAACACCAATGCATCGATGCCACCTGCTGCCACTGCCATAGAAGCCACGTATTTAGCCAAACGGTAAGAGAAGATTTCCAATGCCAAGGTTGCACCTTCGTGACCTTGTTCTGCGCCTTCTTCAATTGCGCGGCAGTCGTTAGACAATTCAGAAATGCCCAACAAACCACTTTGTTTGTTCAAGATGTCAGTAACTTCTTGAATGCTCAATTTCAAGTTATCAGCCAAGAAAGAGTAAACGCTAGGGTCGATGTCGCCAGAGCGAGTACCCATTACCAAACCCTCCAATGGAGTCAAGCCCATGCTGGTGTCTACAGATTTGCCGTTTTTCACAGCTGCGATAGACGCACCGTTACCCAAGTGAGCAATCACCAATTTCAAGTTGTTTTCGTCTTTACCTAATACGCGAGCCGCTTCGCCTGCTACGAAACGGTAGCTAGTGCCGTGGAAACCGTAACGGCGCAAGCCCAATTCACGGTAGAATTTGCGTGGAATCGCGTAAGTGTAAGCGTGTTCTGGCATAGTTTGGTGGAACGCTGTGTCAAATACCACCACGTTTGGCAAGCCTTTGAAAATGTCTTGCGCTGCGCGGATACCCAACAAGTTTGCAGGGTTGTGCAATGGAGCCAATGGAATGCAATCTTCAATGGCTTTAACCACTTCGTCAGTTACCAAAACTGATTCGCTGTATTTTTCGCCGCCAGAAACCACGCGGTGACCGATGGCAGCAATTTGGCTTTCCAAACCCAATTTTTTCAATTCATTCAACAAAGCACCTACCGCACCAGTGTGGTTAGGTTCTTCTTTCAATTCAACTTTTTCTTTTTCGCCGTTTACTTTGAATGTGATGTATGCGTCTGGTAAGCCCAATTTTTCGCCCAAGCAGCTCATCAAAACTTCGCCGCTATCGTTGTTCAATACTGCGCCTTTCAAAGAAGAAGAGCCACAGTTCAATACCAAAATCAATTTTTGTGTCATGAGACTTTATCCTTAATATTCAAAATGAATGTTACTCGGGAGGATTCCCGCGTAACCAATTATTTTAACGAAAACGCCGTTATAAATAAAGGCTGAAACTTTTACGCAGCCTGAAAATTATCGTTTGGTACTTTTCAGGCTGCGTTTCAGCTAAAATGCAGTCTGAAAACCCATTTCAGAGAACCACCATGACCCAAGAAGTCGAAACCATACCCTTTCCCCCATTTCTGCCACCACACGCCACCGTTATGCTCATGGGAACATTTCCGCCTACGCCTGACAAACGCGCCATGGTATTTCACTATCCCAATTTTCAAAACGATATGTGGCGCATTTACGGCATGATTTTTTTCAACGACCCCACCCATTTTCAGGCTGCGTCAGGCAAAGCGTTTGACGCAGACAAAATCAAAGCCTTTTTGTGGGAACGCGGTATTGCGTCTTGCCCAACCGTTCACAAAGCCATTCGCCTGCACGGTAACGCGTCTGACGATTTTCTGCAAGTGGTTGAAAGCGTGGACTTGCCAGCCGTGTTGGCACAAATGCCCAACTGCACCAAAATCGCCACCACAGGCGGCAAAGCCACCGAAATTTTGCTCGGATTGCAGCCTGAAAAAATCAAGCTGCCCAAAACCAATCAAACGATCGATTACACCTGCGGCGACCGTACCTTGCAATTAACACGATTACCGTCCACATCACGCGCCTATCCCTTATCGTTGCAGAAAAAAGCAGACGCGTATCGCGCCTTTTTTCAAGCTGTGGGATTGGTTGAATAATTCAAACACAAGGAAAACAAATGTCAGCAAAACTACAAGCCCCCGAAACCCTGCCAGACAACAACGATTTGCGCGATATTTTGGCGTATAACATTCGCCTGTTTCGCGTGAACAAAGGCTGGTCGCAAGAAGAGTTGGCGCGACAATGCGGCTTGGACAGAACGTATGTGTCGTCCGTGGAACGCAAACGCTGGAACATCGCGCTATCCAATATTGAGAAAATTGCGATTGCGCTGGAAGTTGAGCCGTATCAGTTGCTTTTGTCGCCGACTACGCGATTGGCAATGATTGGCGCGTAAACAAAATAACGCAGCCTGAAAAATAATATTCAGGCTGCGTTTTATATGATGTGTTTACATCTACGGTGTTTTTATCTTATTTGTTTCAGGCTGCATTACTCCCGAAACAAATATTTATCTGCCAACCAAACCAACACCAAAATCGGCAAGCCCAGCGCAGCGGTAAACAAGAAAAACTGCGTATAACCAATATTGTTCACAATCGCGCCCGAGTAGCCGCCCAAAATCTTCGGCGACAGCGACATCAGCGAAGACAACAGCGCATATTGCACAGCCGTAAAGCGAATATTCGTCAGCGTGGACAAGAACACCACAAACACCGTACTCGCTAAGCCAGACGCGAAATTATCCACGCCCACCGCAAAATACATCAACGCCACATCGTGCCCACGCGTTGCCAATAGCGCAAACAGCAAATTCGTTGCCGCCGCCACAATCGCGCCAATCATCATCATATTCATAATGCGAAAACGCTGCGCCAAAATGCCACCAGCAAAACCGCCACCGATGGACATAATCACACCAAACGTCTTCACAGCCGTAGCGATTTCCGTTTTCGTGAAACCCAAGTCCGCATAAAACACATTAGAAATCACGCCCGCCACAATATCCGAAATGCGGTACAAACCAATCAGCGCGAGCAACAAAATCGCCCGTTTCCCATAGCGATGAAAGAAGTCCGCAAGCGGCGCAACCCAAGTTTGCCAAGCTAACTTTTTCGCTACCAAACCGCTACGCACCACGCCAAATCCCACCACCACCACTGCCACCAAAGAAATGCTCAAACGCACCGTTTCCCAAAACAGCGACACCACAGGCGAAGATGATTTTTTAGGCAACACGCTGCCTGAAAAACGGAACGCCACCACAAATGCCACCACGCACAACACAAACATCAGCAGCAAACGCAGATTGTCAGTTGCGGATAATGCGCTAGTGTTTTCGCGATGATTTTCGGGTTCGCGCACCGACAACGTTGTCGCTACACCCACGCCCATAATCGCCGCCATTGCCCAATAAGTGTTGCGCCACGCTTCGTAAACATAATGCTCCTTGCTTGACCCCAGCCATGCCGCCAAAATCAGCGAACCTGCGCCAGCCGTAATCATGCCCAAGCGATAACCAGCCGTGTATGTGGACGACATGACGGTTTGCATAGACGGATTATTCGGCGCAATTTCAATGCGATACGCGTCAATCACTACATCTTGTGTCGCCGCAGAAAAGCCGAGCAACACCGCTGCAAACGCCATCGCGTTCAGGCTGCCTGAATCCGCAGGATTCACCATCGCCATGCACACAATCGCCACAATAATCAGCGTTTGCGCGAACAGCAACCAGCCGCGTCGTTGCCCCAGCTTGCGCGACAACATCGGCAAAGGCAGCATGTCAATCAATGGCGACCACACGAATTTAAATGAGTAACCCAACGCCGCCCAGCTAAAGGTCGTAACCATGTCGCGCGATACACCAGCTTCGGTCAGCCATAAAGATAAAGTGGAAAAAATCAGCAAAATCGGCACACCTGCGGAAAAACCCAGTAGCAGCAGGGCAATGGCGCGGCGGTCTAGATAGCTTTTGACATAGTTTGAAGAATGATGCATGAGATGATTTAATCAATTCGGAAAGCGTGATTATAGCATTTCAGGCTGCCTGAAATAGAAAACGCAGCCTGAAAAGTCGTTTTGTATGGAACAGGTGCTAACAAGCTCAGTTGTCCCAATGCTGGGTCGGTTTCGTAAGCCGCACCGCGCTCGCCCGCCACCGTGGTGAAACGCGCAAACAATTCGGTTTCTTTGCCCACTTCGCTAAAAATCGCTGCTTTGGTGTATTTTGTGATGTCGTGGGTAACGGTAAATTTACCAAACGCGCCCGAACCTTTCGCGTGCATACGGCGTTCTGGAATCACTTCGCGCACGAAAGTCGCCAATTTTTCATTCAGCTACAAATCTTGAGCTAGCAGTCAGTGAGTTTTGGTTATCGGCAACAGGTGCGCCGTTGTTCATCGTCAAATGCGTTACAGGACATTGTTTCATGATTTGTTCCTTGTGTTAAAAATAGATAAATTAAATCAAAAATAGAAAATTGTTTTATAAAAGCTATTATGAATGATACGCCAATGCTGCCAGTGAGAACATAAGCCACGCTAAAAGCGGTGCTGAAATGCAAAATAGCGAAAATTTCAGGCAGCCTGAAAATCTAATCTGTGTTACAATCGCGCCCAATTTTTGACCAACAAAAGATAAACAAAACAATATGATTTCTACTAATAACATCACAATGCAATTCGGCGTAAAGCCCTTGTTTGAAAACGTATCCGTGAAATTCGGCGAAGGCAATCGCTACGGCTTAATCGGTGCGAACGGTTCGGGCAAATCCACATTCATGAAAATTTTGGGCGGCGATTTGGAGCAAACTTCGGGCGAAGTCGCGATTGAGAACGGCGTGCGTTTGGGTAAATTGAAGCAAGACCAATTTGCTTACGAAGACATGCGCGTGTTAGATGTCGTGATGATGGGACACGTTGAAATGTGGGCGGCGATGACCGAACGTGATGCGATTTACGCCAATTTGGAAGCCACTGACGAAGACTACATGAAAGCCGCAGATTTAGAAGCCAAATTCGCCGAATACGATGGCTACACCGCCGAAGCGCGTGCAGGCGAATTGCTGCTGGGTGTGGGCATTGAAGAATCTTTGCACAACGCGACCATGGCAGAAGTGGCTCCGGGGTTTAAATTGCGTGTATTGTTGGCACAAGCCTTGTTTTCCAAACCAGATGTTTTGCTGTTGGACGAGCCTACGAATAACTTGGACATTAACACGATTCGTTGGCTGGAAAACATGTTGAATCAATATGATAGCACCATGATTATCAT
This window contains:
- the dinG gene encoding ATP-dependent DNA helicase DinG: MLTDLEKNAIRDHYRAISDNLPNFRPRAAQREMIAAIANVFSRTLTREEGSDTPPERNGESIAVIEGPTGVGKSLAYLLAGGIMAQTRQKKLIVSSATVALQEQLVGRDLPFVVEKSGLELSFAIAKGRGRYLCPYKLYQLTQGNAQQTLLGIEEAPVFLWDNKPKKDELDTLVNMAKQFSNRQFNGDRDTWVEKIDDALWFKVTNDRHGCLKAACPNRAECPFFLARETLETVDVVVCNHDLLLSDIGMGGGVILPAPENSFYCIDEAHHLPKKALSQFAAEHSWLQAVWAMEKLPDITQKIAHVCDKLELANLVDEAAGALLESLNEWQFHLQDTPELNESEHEAVWLWEDGKIPDDLNTLVQNTFITAQSVLKNVASLNDALSAARRDKEQDGAQIDRLSSEFGVFMARVEQIEAVWAQMATVMKDEKDPPLAKWISRQFDDKLDYTFHASPISSAAMLANGLWRRAAGAVLTSATLQSLGNFNLLLQQTGLAWLPETTTLALQSPFNFAEQGELYLPPLAASPKDPAAHTDEVVKWLPKLIDDKAAIGTLVLFTSRKQMNDVAFRLPENLLPFVLIQGEQSKAKLLEQHDLALKEGKPSIIFGLDSFAEGLDLPLEACVHVIIVKLPFSMPDNPIEKTQSRWIEKRGGKPFMEITVPEASIKLVQAVGRLIRTERDYGRVTILDNRVKTQRYGQQMLACLPPFKRIS
- a CDS encoding AmpG family muropeptide MFS transporter — its product is MHHSSNYVKSYLDRRAIALLLLGFSAGVPILLIFSTLSLWLTEAGVSRDMVTTFSWAALGYSFKFVWSPLIDMLPLPMLSRKLGQRRGWLLFAQTLIIVAIVCMAMVNPADSGSLNAMAFAAVLLGFSAATQDVVIDAYRIEIAPNNPSMQTVMSSTYTAGYRLGMITAGAGSLILAAWLGSSKEHYVYEAWRNTYWAMAAIMGVGVATTLSVREPENHRENTSALSATDNLRLLLMFVLCVVAFVVAFRFSGSVLPKKSSSPVVSLFWETVRLSISLVAVVVVGFGVVRSGLVAKKLAWQTWVAPLADFFHRYGKRAILLLALIGLYRISDIVAGVISNVFYADLGFTKTEIATAVKTFGVIMSIGGGFAGGILAQRFRIMNMMMIGAIVAAATNLLFALLATRGHDVALMYFAVGVDNFASGLASTVFVVFLSTLTNIRFTAVQYALLSSLMSLSPKILGGYSGAIVNNIGYTQFFLFTAALGLPILVLVWLADKYLFRE
- a CDS encoding helix-turn-helix domain-containing protein; this encodes MSAKLQAPETLPDNNDLRDILAYNIRLFRVNKGWSQEELARQCGLDRTYVSSVERKRWNIALSNIEKIAIALEVEPYQLLLSPTTRLAMIGA
- a CDS encoding DNA translocase FtsK; this encodes MMYLLLILVLAILGGLVWLQRKQEQEWLQEIARASKPLDYKQPVAQAPEESSDELLDDSDDLHIDDIKEITEIAPSKWLDTLPTNEEEIAASSADTDINHDITEDIFSAPSAPVVVDSGSHFVETKFDMDSSEPVETPNESAFTFTLIDEEPSQPEKKYELDNSFFEQQNQSLLKELSQSHVVPAKAEVITLEDATRNILTAHKTLEAEQPKVVVTAPDVALSQLIKPVSVTESENTSANFAHEEAETTQPEILVSKQKMEVITEDDPFIHRTRNKTLAELADFQQPENPATQDETRPEKAEVELQTIGIEDIQHSLTRRHSARQLQQVEQNSEPFKELEVIPDNEVWANLAHQYTPAHRRSKVGFSTQANRATAHSAAAPISGVAIAAAPMFPELAATVPNIPEPASFNKTSHAEEFAMDFFNSTKHKAQAPVQAAKQDIAPEKEEDIFSEEDFENYYAEEKQVAHSEDNFDDEPNTIPPLDILAPAEYDETAIQTQEELEANSRTIEEKLAEFRVKVNVVDAYSGPVITRYEIEPDVGVRGSSVLNLEKDLARSLGVASIRVVETIPGKTCMGLELPNPNRQMIRLSEIFNSPEFSGSQSKLTIALGQDITGEPVVTDLAKAPHLLVAGTTGSGKSVGVNAMILSMLYKATPDEVRMIMIDPKMLELSIYEGIPHLLAPVVTDMKLAANALNWCVNEMEKRYRFMSHVGVRNLASYNEKIQAAAAKGQKIPNPFSFTPDDPEPLEKLPYIVVVVDEFADLMMVAGKQIEQLIARLAQKARAAGIHLILATQRPSVDVITGLIKANIPTRIAFQVSSKIDSRTIIDQMGAENLLGQGDMLFLPPGTSYPQRVHGAFVADNEVHEVVEYLKQLGEPDYIDDILTPETNEYDFASSPTGDRDALLDQAVEVILRTKKTSISSLQRQLRIGYNKAATIMEQLEAEGVVSAADHSGKRTILARRTD
- a CDS encoding glycosyltransferase family 25 protein; its protein translation is MQPEIYGESIMNLAGYVINLDRMPERMARFNQHPDACFFTRVSAHDRLDLEKIPKDDLFNEQYILNRYPKKPEILYGEIACTLSHIACWKQVAANPSLNGDDYAIIAEDDLILATDFMKLLENFCQLPDVIARQKNIILLHKLGIRHIQWSNIVAQPDSQLQIGWFDFHEDFDSDGSSLYMIKKSFAQIMVNRLKSEKPYWLADIFSAFCNSEAMAICYPPLGYIPKDNQSDIGERN
- a CDS encoding acetate kinase translates to MTQKLILVLNCGSSSLKGAVLNNDSGEVLMSCLGEKLGLPDAYITFKVNGEKEKVELKEEPNHTGAVGALLNELKKLGLESQIAAIGHRVVSGGEKYSESVLVTDEVVKAIEDCIPLAPLHNPANLLGIRAAQDIFKGLPNVVVFDTAFHQTMPEHAYTYAIPRKFYRELGLRRYGFHGTSYRFVAGEAARVLGKDENNLKLVIAHLGNGASIAAVKNGKSVDTSMGLTPLEGLVMGTRSGDIDPSVYSFLADNLKLSIQEVTDILNKQSGLLGISELSNDCRAIEEGAEQGHEGATLALEIFSYRLAKYVASMAVAAGGIDALVFTGGIGENSGAIREKVLNYCEFLGLKVDGERNLAARFGNSGVITADDSKVTAVVIPTNEELMIAHDTARLSGL